From the genome of Pan troglodytes isolate AG18354 chromosome 16, NHGRI_mPanTro3-v2.0_pri, whole genome shotgun sequence:
CCACCTGTGATCCGCCAGGCTCCACCTGTGATCCGCCAGGCCCCGCCGCTGATCCGCCAGGCGCCGCCGCCCATCCGACCTGCCCCACAGGTCCTGGCCACCCAGCCACCGCTCTGGCAGgccctgccacccccacctccactgcGGCAGGCCCCGCAGGCTAGGCTGCCGGCCCCGCAGGTGCAGGCGGCGCCGCAGGTGCCTACGGCCCTACCTGCTACGCAGGTACCCGCGGCGCCGCCCGCTGGCCCGCAGGTGCCCCAGCCTGTGCTGCCGGCCCCGCTGTCTGCCCCACTGTCTGCCCCGCAGGCTGTGCACTGCCCTTCCATCATCTGGCAGGCCCCCAAAGGTCAGCCCCCGGTGCCACACGAGATTCCAACGTCAATGGAATTCCAGGAGGTGCAGCAGACACAGGCGCTGGCCTGGCAGGCCCAGAAGGCCCCCACTCACATCTGGCAGCCCCTGCCTGCCCAGGAGGCCCAGAGGCAGGCTCCCCCCTTGGTCCAGCTGGAGCAGCCCTTTCAGGGAGCCCCGCCCTCCCAAAAAGCCGTGCAAATCCAGCTACACCCCCAGCAGGCCCAGGCATCGGGTCCGCAAGCGGAGGTGCCCACACTGCCGCTCCAGCCTTCCTGGCAGGCACCGCCTGCAGTCTTGCAGGCCCAGCCCGGACCCCCGGTAGCAGCGGCAAATTTTCCTCTGGGCTCCGCTAAATCATTGATGACTCCATCAGGAGAATGCAGGGCCTCTTCTATAGACCGCAGGGGCTCCTCTAAAGAGCGCAGGACCTCCTCGAAGGAGCGCAGGGCCCCTTCAAAAGACCGCATGATCTTTGCTGCCACCTTCTGTGCTCCCAAGGCAGTGTCAGCTGCGCGAGCACACCTGCCAGCTGCCTGGAAAAACCTGCCTGCCACACCGGAGACCTTTGCTCCCTCCTCAAGTGTCTTCCCAGCTACCTCCCAGTTTCAGCCTGCCTCTCTGAATGCCTTTAAAGGCCCCTCTGCTGCCTCAGAGACCCCAAAGTCACTGCCATATGCTCTGCAGGATCCCTTTGCCTGTGTAGAGGCCCTGCCTGCAGTTCCATGGGTCCCACAGCCCAATATGAACGCCTCAAAGGCATCACAGGCAGTGCCCACCTTCCTGATGGCTACAGCAGCTGCCCcccaggcaactgccaccactcAAGAGGCCTCCAAGACCTCCGTCGAGCCACCACGCCGCTCTGGCAAGGCCACCCGGAAGAAGAAGCATCTGGAAGCCCAAGAGGACATCCGTGGCCACACGCGAGCCTTTCATGACTGGCAGGGCCCAAGGCCCTGGGAGAATCTAAATCTGAGTGACTGGGAGGTCCAAAGCCCTATCCAGGTCTCGGGTGACTGGGAGCACCCAAACACCCCCCGTGGCCTGAGTGGTTGGGAGGGCCCTAGCACCTCCAGGatcctgagtggctgggaaggGCCCAGCGCATCCTGGGCCCTGAGTGCCTGGGAGGGCCCGAGCACCTCCAGGGCCCTGGGTCTCTCTGAAAGCCCAGGGAGCTCTCTGCCTGTAGTTGTGTCGGAGGTCGCAAGTGTCCCTCCGGGATCCAGTGCCACCCAGGATAATTCCAAGGTGGAGGCACAGCCCTTGTCTCCCTTGGATGAGAGGGCAAATGCATTGGTGCAGTTTCTCTTAGTCAAGGACCAAGCCAAGGTACCTGTCCAGCGCTCGGAGATGGTGAAAGTCATCATCCGAGAGTATAAAGATGAGTGCTTAGATATCATCAACCGTGCCAACAATAAGCTGGAGTGTGCCTTTGGTTATCAATTGAAAGAAATTGATACCAAAAACCACGCCTATATTATCATCAACAAGCTGGGCTACCATACAGGGAATTTGGTGGCATCCTATTTAGACAGGCCCAAGTTTGGCCTTCTGATGGTGGTCTTGAGCCTCATCTTTATGAAAGGCAACTGTGTCAGGGAGGATCTGATCTTTAATTTTCTGTTCAAGTTAGGGTTGGATGTCCGGGAGACAAACGGTCTCTTTGGAAATACTAAGAAGCTCATCACCGAAGTGTTTGTCAGGCAGAAGTACCTAGAGTACAGGCGAATCCCTTACACTGAGCCCGCAGAGTATGAGTTCCTCTGGGGCCCTCGAGCATTCCTGGAAACCAGCAAGATGCTTGTCCTGAGGTTTTTGGCCAAGCTCCATAAGAAAGATCCACAGAGCTGGCCATTCCATTACCTTGAAGCACTCGCAGAGTGTGAGTGGGAAGACACAGATGAGGATGAACCTGACACCGGTGACAGTGCCCACGGCCCCACCAGCAGGCCCCCTCCCCGCTAATAGGTGTAGCAGAGATCTTGCTCCTGTGTTTCCCTGGCCAGAGGCCACTGACAGGGTGGGGGGACATTTTTGTTCCTGGTGTTTGTGTTCCAGTTCCACGAGTGTAAGTTTGGATTTTCAACTTGGTTTCGTATCTGCCAAAGCTTTGTACATTTTTTATGTGGTGTTGATTTCAATCGGCTACTGTTCTGTTCTGTATTTTGGCATCTGTATTTTTAAGTGAGATCTGTGGTTCTCTGTTTTGTGTTATAATTGTTATGTTTTGGTATCAGCTTTGTGCTGGCTTTGTGAAATGAATTGAGACGCTATCCATCTCATTCTGGTATAGTTCATGTAGCATTGTAATCGGTTGTTCTTTGAACGTTCAAATGACTCATCAGTAAAAACTGTCTACAGAGAAgtaaatatctatatctatatatataaatatactttcaGCATAACAGAAGTGTTTgtctttattctaatttttacaCTAGATGGTGGAAGCCAAGTTTTGCCGTATTCTCTGAATAGACATGAATAGCAAGACTACTCTCAGTTATAGTAAAAACCAC
Proteins encoded in this window:
- the MAGEL2 gene encoding MAGE-like protein 2 isoform X1 produces the protein MSQLSKNLGDSSPPAEAPKPPVYSRPTVLMRAPPASSRAPPVPWDPPPIDLQASLAAWQAPQPAWEAPQGQLPAPVVPMTQPPALGGPIVPAPPLGGPMGKPPTPGVLMVHPPPPGAPMAQPPTPGVLMVHPSAPGAPMAHPPPPGTPMSHPPPPGTPMAHPPPPGTPMAHPPPPGTPMAHPPPPGTPMVHPPPPGTPMAHPPPPGTPMAHPPPPGTPMAHPPPPGTPMAHPPPPGTPMAQPPAPGVLMAQPLTPGVLMVQPAAPGAPMVQPPPAAVMTQPQPSGAPMAKPPGPGVLMIHPPGARAPMTQPPASGAPMAQPAAPPAQPMAPPAQPMASWAPQAQPLILQIQSQVIRAPPQVPQGPQAPPAQLATPPGWQATSPGWQAAQQGWQATPLTWQTTQVTWQAPAVTWQVPPPMRQGPPPIRPGPPPIRPGPPPVRQAPPLIRQAPPVIRQAPPVIRQAPPVIRQPPPVIRQAPPVIRQAPPVIRQAPPVIRQAPPLIRQAPPPIRPAPQVLATQPPLWQALPPPPPLRQAPQARLPAPQVQAAPQVPTALPATQVPAAPPAGPQVPQPVLPAPLSAPLSAPQAVHCPSIIWQAPKGQPPVPHEIPTSMEFQEVQQTQALAWQAQKAPTHIWQPLPAQEAQRQAPPLVQLEQPFQGAPPSQKAVQIQLHPQQAQASGPQAEVPTLPLQPSWQAPPAVLQAQPGPPVAAANFPLGSAKSLMTPSGECRASSIDRRGSSKERRTSSKERRAPSKDRMIFAATFCAPKAVSAARAHLPAAWKNLPATPETFAPSSSVFPATSQFQPASLNAFKGPSAASETPKSLPYALQDPFACVEALPAVPWVPQPNMNASKASQAVPTFLMATAAAPQATATTQEASKTSVEPPRRSGKATRKKKHLEAQEDIRGHTRAFHDWQGPRPWENLNLSDWEVQSPIQVSGDWEHPNTPRGLSGWEGPSTSRILSGWEGPSASWALSAWEGPSTSRALGLSESPGSSLPVVVSEVASVPPGSSATQDNSKVEAQPLSPLDERANALVQFLLVKDQAKVPVQRSEMVKVIIREYKDECLDIINRANNKLECAFGYQLKEIDTKNHAYIIINKLGYHTGNLVASYLDRPKFGLLMVVLSLIFMKGNCVREDLIFNFLFKLGLDVRETNGLFGNTKKLITEVFVRQKYLEYRRIPYTEPAEYEFLWGPRAFLETSKMLVLRFLAKLHKKDPQSWPFHYLEALAECEWEDTDEDEPDTGDSAHGPTSRPPPR
- the MAGEL2 gene encoding MAGE-like protein 2 isoform X2, whose translation is MTQPPALGGPIVPAPPLGGPMGKPPTPGVLMVHPPPPGAPMAQPPTPGVLMVHPSAPGAPMAHPPPPGTPMSHPPPPGTPMAHPPPPGTPMAHPPPPGTPMAHPPPPGTPMVHPPPPGTPMAHPPPPGTPMAHPPPPGTPMAHPPPPGTPMAHPPPPGTPMAQPPAPGVLMAQPLTPGVLMVQPAAPGAPMVQPPPAAVMTQPQPSGAPMAKPPGPGVLMIHPPGARAPMTQPPASGAPMAQPAAPPAQPMAPPAQPMASWAPQAQPLILQIQSQVIRAPPQVPQGPQAPPAQLATPPGWQATSPGWQAAQQGWQATPLTWQTTQVTWQAPAVTWQVPPPMRQGPPPIRPGPPPIRPGPPPVRQAPPLIRQAPPVIRQAPPVIRQAPPVIRQPPPVIRQAPPVIRQAPPVIRQAPPVIRQAPPLIRQAPPPIRPAPQVLATQPPLWQALPPPPPLRQAPQARLPAPQVQAAPQVPTALPATQVPAAPPAGPQVPQPVLPAPLSAPLSAPQAVHCPSIIWQAPKGQPPVPHEIPTSMEFQEVQQTQALAWQAQKAPTHIWQPLPAQEAQRQAPPLVQLEQPFQGAPPSQKAVQIQLHPQQAQASGPQAEVPTLPLQPSWQAPPAVLQAQPGPPVAAANFPLGSAKSLMTPSGECRASSIDRRGSSKERRTSSKERRAPSKDRMIFAATFCAPKAVSAARAHLPAAWKNLPATPETFAPSSSVFPATSQFQPASLNAFKGPSAASETPKSLPYALQDPFACVEALPAVPWVPQPNMNASKASQAVPTFLMATAAAPQATATTQEASKTSVEPPRRSGKATRKKKHLEAQEDIRGHTRAFHDWQGPRPWENLNLSDWEVQSPIQVSGDWEHPNTPRGLSGWEGPSTSRILSGWEGPSASWALSAWEGPSTSRALGLSESPGSSLPVVVSEVASVPPGSSATQDNSKVEAQPLSPLDERANALVQFLLVKDQAKVPVQRSEMVKVIIREYKDECLDIINRANNKLECAFGYQLKEIDTKNHAYIIINKLGYHTGNLVASYLDRPKFGLLMVVLSLIFMKGNCVREDLIFNFLFKLGLDVRETNGLFGNTKKLITEVFVRQKYLEYRRIPYTEPAEYEFLWGPRAFLETSKMLVLRFLAKLHKKDPQSWPFHYLEALAECEWEDTDEDEPDTGDSAHGPTSRPPPR